Proteins found in one Plasmodium malariae genome assembly, chromosome: 13 genomic segment:
- the PmUG01_13055100 gene encoding conserved Plasmodium protein, unknown function, which produces MSSMNILIFLSVYLLFTSVHQAGRNILSRKTEVNDFHEYEDELGEKVLNIWNEESHNRTYKVFSKNEYKEAEEVEEGEGQNYSASIKNTIVEKPFALYFLCNNEEAKVCFKECFFCTNEDMWLLSNVGKTAESSKHSNDIFVLKNMSPYQLYGNKSSFFLNKIDRKFANFLFLLREYSSIALIQNKMKKVKRDKTHIIAKEEIGRIISNKFKNTTMKEIRIKGSHIWNKETANDFLYMGKVKGIQNMARKRRILNDDYTLDCGDDGKCINEGGIQYCECTKSGYSVNIKNNFKCEKHCDVNNGGCDINATCKPIAAEEEETSGVVKGVGVLCECKNRDTKYNGYYCRPTIK; this is translated from the coding sequence ATGTCGAgcatgaatatattaatttttttaagcgTATACCTTCTTTTCACTTCTGTACACCAAGCCGGAAGGAATATATTATCTCGAAAAACAGAGGTAAATGATTTTCACGAATATGAAGATGAATTAGGTGAAAAGGTACTAAACATATGGAACGAAGAGTCCCATAATAGGACATATAAAGTATTTAGTAAGAATGAATATAAAGAAGCGGAAGAAGTAGAAGAAGGGGAAGGACAGAACTACAGTGCCTCAATAAAAAACACAATTGTTGAAAAACCATTtgctctttattttttatgtaataatgaaGAAGCAAAGGTGTGTTTTAAGgaatgttttttttgtacaaatGAGGATATGTGGTTATTGAGTAATGTTGGGAAAACAGCTGAAAGTAGTAAGCATTCTAAtgatatatttgttttaaagaATATGAGTCCTTATCAGTTATATGGTAATAAatcttctttctttttaaataaaattgataGGAAATTTgcaaattttctttttcttttgagGGAATACTCATCCATTGCacttatacaaaataaaatgaaaaaagtaaagagAGATAAAACTCATATCATCgcaaaagaagaaatagGAAGAATAATTTccaataaatttaaaaatacaacgATGAAAGAAATACGAATAAAAGGGAGTCATATATGGAATAAGGAAACTGCTAACGATTTTTTGTACATGGGAAAAGTTAAGGGAATACAAAATATGgcaagaaaaagaagaattttaAATGATGACTATACACTAGATTGTGGTGATGATGGCAAGTGCATTAACGAAGGCGGTATTCAGTATTGTGAATGCACAAAAAGTGGCTATTcagttaatataaaaaataattttaaatgtgAAAAACATTGTGATGTAAATAATGGAGGATGTGATATAAATGCAACGTGTAAACCTATTGCTGCtgaagaagaagaaactAGTGGTGTTGTAAAAGGTGTTGGCGTTCTTTGCGAATGTAAAAATCGCGATACGAAATATAATGGTTATTATTGCCGTCCtactattaaataa
- the CND1 gene encoding condensin complex subunit 1, putative, which translates to MLQGKIKKFKLPVNNNIENFMKDINIKKNEYVYGCGAVDIDNITSKADSIINFFNFINESYSNLLLLLCQEGFDTVLNCIRIFDNINDTDQEKIFGCLTILIEKSVDIFKNYFKCLEKCNRDNECTNGMELLENIMSENNSIMNNVIKCLEENHKEYSVNEKKKRFTLFEVNEILISYFNALTFIYINIFNSYYNKNFCKQQNMEVIVNVQRGRKKLKKENEEETSTALKNINGLLNNIILLLSNINFDILYEQVNIAVVDLYIQFFLNIYTINQENNNTFNMSVYNDHISMIVGTLLKLYIKNEHEKCAFIEMQSRDDVLNNAPENVSFFASNMEHMKDSGYQQNGKNKKGGNNKGKGKSKCKSSIGRNDGDDSDDSDDSDDSGKDVSSGGDAKDGGSEVRKTENKNIQKTDEYKRENSMSNKFHSFSFTYIFLNYFKKCTNVNICDALLRVRNTDIPQIIIKEFIDYIKENSLLYLNLSVQTHTQNELINILSFLEYFSKNLSVHLLPFLKDLIDMLGIDIYYIRKSIFDMFKNFITLAKASEEIKENSNSSNEYNNSYSSGKFKTSDDNDKLYYYDDEEEEDEEDSDDNSSAFFTQEEDNDNEEEDDEDENEDDFVDSKYKKGHEKRKRKNSKKKNKSVTENNSKANDKLNKKNSVSKKKHEREKNLNKNKNKSKKRESFLKFFPININESSISTYKDIIHKIILEDVPFLQVCFKECLKNRAFIMNVLISRQYDSKLHVRCHLLKVLQELVENNFIPLNYYNSLCLICSERINDKSPLVRQRAFSLLSCIASDVVKSKYVIPLNTNKIKKELNNLNRRKDLLKKKECISGANKKESSCIIENGRHAKNRIKEEKKSKKKFNLSDSDDDSDNDKDSDNSKGDGNNKIVNYGKNNKHGDNVKGDDEGERHIKYANDGDSTSSSLLWEKKNKHDYQSKYDLLIKMYNEVLFISIIVDDCVDLCFKLLYSVIETDQKSSIRFIILAHICGNKKAEEQMNKVWSLIFSNNNSIIEIIISEFVNVNICSDDYRISAFRLINVTLNSKLKDLSCLEKIMECLLMQEKSNVSISKLQDELFNIIFVDIFSEHKNLMIKEGALLLMKIMCYSIHTVNLKKGKKEQYFVFSNKKKQLILLFINQYKDNLHFINLLILILKYNKTNKIIQNLLIILFNLVFDNMIDSKSETFERNLCKNKLYSTSNMCKEENLNNSNGKANSSGIKMKNEEDSYSFYLYDGRNMWFRCCQSIVESMYEHFDDFLLIFTTKIKNILNCMLFNNKNLNDNSVHNSDNMGCKLISKEMEEGDILNKVSCFTLTKFIFVSGHLGLYTYIYAEKIQNKLKKLASKSDNNNNNFGMCTKEEKDREYFDYVVENMIVCNNLFGKKITPLIFLILNDPEKFFNECIIKDNEEMNFTNDSYTYFSSSCQSSEKIYMHYDIYLLVLVCLLTLCKFSLISQKFCQQIISNHVSTIQLIVSVITEENNQIFEKKTEMLLLHDYTSRTISDGVYVHKTDDATNFSELEYFSENGEKNYMDKDNASNCLYNENETESDNKKKINKNKNKNKNSNNYISNNYISDNYSSNNYSSNNYSSNNYSSNNYSSNNYSSNNNNSNNNDNNNGNNNGNKSRINRVENFKNGIMYKTISNIRKMLLISYADLLYKHPNLLEPYNKYIFKVLNDKDINMRRTAVSVFTHLFMTDTVKAKNTLLVHMMYLTIDKDEKISSGSKSFFYELDKKSHITLVNNICDMISVLARNERKFEYEMNKEILQFLLTFIKKSKYNETLVEKIFKKMKEVNINKADALNLYMQVFLNIQIDEKVLSKINKCFPLIRYIIRENQYILDNFVLICKKATEKKRGRPAEEMQQQQPNTTNSEKGISEKIENDKSENKMRELAEDILGKIESTTNKSKNVSHLHNASNVVVKNSKYKNEEEINRYEVQTPKNEE; encoded by the exons atGCTGcaagggaaaataaaaaaatttaaactgCCTGTGAACAATAACatagaaaattttatgaaagatataaatataaaaaaaaatgaatacgTGTATGGGTGTGGAGCAGTAGACATTGATAATATAACCTCTAAGGCCGATTcgataataaatttttttaattttattaatgagAGTTATAGTAACCTTTTACTGTTATTATGCCAAGAAGGTTTTGACACAGTTCTGAATTGTATCAGGATAtttgataatataaatgatacgGATCAAGAGAAGATATTCGGCTGTCTAACAattttaattgaaaaaagtgttgatatatttaaaaattatttcaaatgcttagaaaaatgtaatagGGACAATGAGTGTACCAATGGTATGGAACTGttagaaaatattatgagCGAAAATAACAGTATTATGAATAACGTTATAAAATGTTTAGAAGAAAATCATAAGGAATATTCAGTaaatgagaaaaagaaaaggtttactttatttgaagtcaatgaaatattaatttcCTATTTTAATGCtcttacttttatatatataaatatttttaattcttattataataaaaatttttgcaaGCAGCAAAACATGGAAGTAATTGTAAATGTTCAAAGaggaaggaaaaaattaaagaaagaaaatGAGGAAGAAACAAGTACTGcgcttaaaaatataaatggtcttttaaataatattattttattgttaagtaatataaattttgataTCTTATATGAGCAAGTAAATATTGCTGTTGTtgatttatacatacaattttttttgaatatttacaCAATTAATCAAGAAAacaataatacatttaatatgaGTGTATATAACGATCATATATCTATGATAGTAGGGAcccttttaaaattatacatcAAAAATGAGCATGAGAAATGTGCGTTCATAGAAATGCAGAGCAGAGATGATGTTCTTAATAACGCACCCGAGAACGTTTCTTTTTTCGCTTCGAACATGGAACATATGAAAGATAGTGGTTATCAGCAAAAtggcaaaaataaaaaaggtggTAATAACAAGGGAAAGGGTAAAAGTAAATGTAAAAGTAGCATTGGTAGAAATGATGGTGATGATAGCGATGATAGCGATGATAGCGATGATAGCGGTAAAGACGTTAGTAGCGGTGGGGATGCAAAAGATGGAGGTAGTGAAGTCCGTAAAactgaaaataaaaatattcaaaaaacgGATGAATACAAGAGAGAAAATTCCATGAGCAATAAATTTCATTCGTTTTCCTTtacctatatatttttaaattattttaaaaaatgtacaaacgTAAACATATGCGACGCTTTACTAAGGGTAAGAAATACGGATATACctcaaataattataaaagaatttattgATTATATAAAGGAGAATTCTTTATTGTATCTAAATTTGAGCGTGCAGACACATACACAAAATGAACTAATTAACATTTTAAGTTTCctagaatatttttcaaaaaatctAAGTGTTCATTTACtaccttttttaaaagatttaaTTGATATGCTAGGTAttgatatttattatataagaaaatccATTTTTgatatgtttaaaaattttattactcTGGCAAAGGCTAgcgaagaaataaaagagaaCAGTAATAGTAGCAATGAATATAACAACTCCTATTCAAGTGGTAAATTTAAAACGAGTGATGACAATgacaaattatattattatgatgatgaagaagaggaagacgAAGAAGATTCAGATGATAATAGTAGTGCCTTTTTTACACAAGAAGaagataatgataatgaagAAGAGGATGACGAAGATGAGAATGAAGACGATTTTGTGGacagtaaatataaaaaagggcatgaaaaaagaaaaagaaaaaacagtaaaaaaaagaataaaagtgTTACTGAAAATAATTCGAAAGCGAATGATAAGttgaataaaaagaatagcGTAAGTAAGAAGAAACATgagagggaa aaaaatctgaacaagaataaaaataaaagtaaaaagaggGAATCTTTTTTGAAGTTCTTTcccataaatataaatgaaagcAGTATTAGTACATACAAAGATATTATACATAAGATAATTCTAGAGGACGTTCCATTTTTACAAGTGTGTTTTAAggaatgtttaaaaaatagagcTTTTATTATGAACGTTTTAATATCTAGGCAATATGATTCTAAGTTACATGTACGTTgtcatttattaaaagtattaCAAGAATTagttgaaaataattttattcctttaaattattataatagcTTATGCTTAATATGTAGTGAGCGAATAAATGACAAATCCCCCTTGGTAAGGCAAAGAGCATTTTCTTTGCTTTCTTGCATAGCTAGCGATGTGGTAAAAAGTAAATACGTTATTCCATTGAACacgaataaaattaaaaaggagttaaataatttaaatagaCGAAAAgatttattgaaaaaaaaagaatgtatCAGCGGAGCTAACAAAAAGGAAAGCAGTTGTATCATAGAGAATGGAAGACATGCAAAGAATAGGATTAAGGaggagaaaaaaagtaaaaaaaaatttaatctTTCCGATAGTGATGATGATAGTGATAACGATAAGGATAGCGATAACAGTAAGGGAGATGGTAATAATAAGATTGTcaattatggaaaaaataataagcatGGCGATAACGTCAAAGGTGACGATGAGGGAGAGAGGCATATCAAATATGCTAATGATGGGGATAGTACTTCCTCCTCTTTATtatgggaaaaaaagaacaaacaTGATTACCAGAGCAAGTATGATTTActgataaaaatgtataatgaggttttatttatttcgaTTATTGTAGACGATTGTGTTGATTTGTGTTTTAAGTTGTTATATTCTGTTATAGAGACAGATCAGAAAAGTTCAATTcgatttattatattagcTCATATATGTGGAAATAAGAAGGCAGaagaacaaatgaacaaggTATGGTCATTAATATTTAGTAACAACAATAGTATtattgaaataataataagcgAATTtgttaatgtaaatatttgtagTGATGATTATAGAATTAGTGCATTTAGACTAATTAATGTTACTCTTAATAGTAAATTAAAAGACTTGTCATGTTTAGAAAAGATAATGGAATGTTTATTAATGCAAGAGAAAAGTAATGTTAGTATTAGTAAATTACAAGATGAATTattcaatattatttttgttgatATATTTAGCGAAcacaaaaatttaatgatAAAGGAAGGAGCTTTATTActtatgaaaattatgtGTTACTCTATTCATActgttaatttaaaaaaagggaaaaaagaacaatactttgtttttagtaataaaaagaaacaactgattttgttatttataaatcaATATAAGGATAACTTACACTTTATAAATCTGCTAATAttaattctaaaatataataaaactaataaaattatacaaaatttgctaattattttatttaatttagttTTTGACAACATGATTGATAGTAAAAGCGAAACGTTTGAGCGGAacttatgtaaaaataaattgtacaGTACTTCAAACATGTGcaaagaagaaaatttaaacaatAGTAATGGAAAGGCAAATAGCAGTGGCATTAAAATGAAGAATGAAGAAGActcttattctttttatttgtatgatGGTAGAAATATGTGGTTTAGATGCTGCCAGTCCATTGTTGAGAGTATGTATGAACACTTCGACGATTTTCTACTTATATTTAcgacaaaaataaaaaatatattaaattgtatgctttttaataataaaaatttgaatgATAATTCTGTACATAATAGTGATAACATGGGATGCAAATTAATAAGTAAAGAGATGGAAGAAGgagatattttaaataaagttTCTTGCTTTACATTAACAAAGTTCATATTTGTATCAGGCCATTTAGGATtatacacttatatatatgctgaaaaaatacaaaataaattaaaaaaacttgCATCAAAaagtgataataataataataattttggaATGTGCACAAAAGAGGAAAAGGATAGAGAATATTTTGATTACGTTGTAGAAAATATGATAGTATGTAACAACCTGTTTGGGAAAAAAATTACtcctttaatatttttaattttaaatgatccagaaaaattttttaacgaATGCATAATTAAAGATAACGAAGAAATGAATTTTACTAATGATAGTTATACATATTTCTCTTCATCTTGCCAGAGTTCtgaaaagatatatatgcactatgacatatatttacttgtACTTGTATGTTTACTAACATTATGTAagttttcattaatttctcAAAAATTCTGTCAGCAAATTATTAGTAACCATGTATCAACAATTCAATTGATTGTTTCTGTAATAACTGAAGAGAACAATCagatttttgaaaaaaaaacggAAATGTTATTACTGCATGATTACACTAGTCGTACCATATCAGATGGTGTCTACGTTCATAAAACAGATGATGCTACTAATTTTTCGGAGCTGGAATATTTTTCAGAAAATGGagaaaagaattatatgGATAAAGACAATGCTAGCAATTGTCtgtataatgaaaatgaaacagagtcagataataaaaaaaaaataaacaaaaacaaaaacaaaaacaaaaacagtaataattatattagtaataattatattagtgATAAttatagtagtaataattatagtagtaataattatagtagtaataattatagtagtaataattatagtagtaataattatagtagtaataataataacagtaataataatgataataataatggtaataataatggtaataaaaGTAGAATTAACCGAGTGGAAAACTTTAAAAATGGGATAATGTATAAAACCATATCAAATATACGAAAAATGCTGTTAATTAGTTATGctgatttattatataaacacCCAAATCTTTTAGAGccttataataaatacatttttaaagttCTAAATGacaaagatataaatatgagAAGAACTGCTGTTTCAGTTTTTACACATTTGTTTATGACTGACACAGTAAAAGCAAAAAACACATTGCTTGTTCATATGATGTATTTAACAATAgataaagatgaaaaaatcTCTAGTGGATCtaaatcctttttttatgaactaGACAAAAAATCACATATAACTTTAGTTAACAATATTTGTGATATGATTTCAGTTTTGGCTagaaatgaaagaaaatttGAATATGAAATGAACAAGGAAATATtgcaatttttattaacgtttataaaaaaaagtaaatataatgaaacgttagttgaaaaaattttcaaaaaaatgaaggaagtaaatataaacaaagcAGATGctcttaatttatatatgcaagtatttttaaatatacaaattgaTGAAAAGGTGTTAAGCAAAATTAATAAGTGTTTTCCATTAATCAGATATATCATACGAGAAAATCAATATATTCTAgataattttgtattaatatgtaaaaaagctacagaaaaaaaaagaggtagACCTGCTGAAGAAATGCAGCAACAACAACCTAATACCACCAATAGCGAAAAAGGAATTAgtgaaaaaattgaaaatgataagtcggaaaataaaatgagaGAATTAGCCGAAGATATTCTGGGAAAAATAGAATCAACTACAAATAAATCAAAGAATGTTTCTCATTTGCACAACGCATCGAATGTAGTcgtaaaaaattcaaaatataaaaatgaagaagaaatCAACAGATATGAAGTACAAACACCTAAAAACGAGGAGTGA
- the PmUG01_13055300 gene encoding conserved Plasmodium protein, unknown function: MSVQFCNPILLGEQKGKKRTNYNYSGKAVNEKSYTLKENSKSNISKANSAIAANNLIATKGANNIKNKCKSIKYVARNYNDTNKSENVQPKLIKIKSDDNYLNELLRKENVFIQSEKCAEVKIKKNKNVSSSSSYSTKNSSEDDIHTSDIIEQYKKRKKKELETKRKKIIRDKKNKLIKKKTYKDVETQVFLNEFTKYYENVKPQIEKIVEDVLNKALKEMYEEQELQKIKSEVDYYENIRQMKYQNLQTYEKNSEAFYEETQQKIKDRVALKNKVEIIMKKKIANSKAQKNMHYIFQKNLDLHSVLNCVPNNFEKNINLIFLPWLTDLILYLVNVKKEIAHYIITEIIEQTVNSLSELAENNKG; encoded by the exons ATGTCCGTGCAATTTTGTAACCCAATCC TGTTGGGAGAacaaaagggaaaaaagaggacaaattataattattcagGAAAGGCTGTCAACGAAAAATCATACACACTGAAAGAAAATAGCAAAAGCAATATAAGTAAAGCGAATAGTGCAATTGCtgcaaataatttaattgcCACCAAGGGTGCAAATAACATAAAGAATAAATGCAAGTCCATAAAATATGTAGCTAGAAATTATAATGATACTAATAAAAGTGAGAACGTTCAACCcaagttaataaaaataaaaagcgaTGATAATTACCTAAATGAACTTTTACGAAAAGAAAACGTATTCATCCAATCGGAAAAATGCGCAgaagtgaaaataaaaaaaaataaaaatgtttcatCTTCAAGTAGTTATTCAACTAAAAACAGCTCAGAGGATGATATACACACTTCAGATATAATagaacaatataaaaaaaggaaaaaaaaagaattagaaacgaaaaggaaaaagataatacgagataaaaaaaacaaattaataaaaaagaaaacttaTAAAGATGTTGAAACGCAAGTTTTTCTAAATGAATTTACTAAATACTACga GAATGTAAAGCCACAGATTGAAAAAATAGTTGAGGATGTCTTAAATAAAGCACTTAAAgaa aTGTACGAAGAACAGGAGTTACAAAAAATCAAAAGCGAAGTAGACTATTACGAGAATATTAGACAAATGAAATATCAAAACCTTCaaacatatgaaaaaaacagCGAAGCCTTTTACGAAGAAACG caacaaaaaataaaagatcgAGTTGCACTCAAAAATAAAGTtgaaattataatgaaaaaaaaaattgctaaTAGTAAAGcccaaaaaaatatgcattatatctttcaaaaaaatttagatcTTCACTCAGTGTTAAATTGTGTTCCCAACAATtttgaa AAAAATATCAACTTGATATTCCTACCGTGGTTAACTGATTTGATTCTTTATTTG gtaaatgtaaaaaaggaaatcGCCCATTACATTATTACAG AAATAATTGAACAGACTGTTAATTCATTATCGGAATTAGCTGAGAATAATAAGGGGTAA
- the PmUG01_13055400 gene encoding conserved Plasmodium protein, unknown function → MKRNCLYVLKLLKNKKCNAECIANDSNYSKRYCSGNITENRGKIINHISYSLPMENNNEKYNFELLMKTIKNRADEYNLIKIKEVQNKILIHLKKFTINEVVSTLILSFKYNLLNTKILFEITEQLFQNSCFLNSKHLYILVSIMKKIHLEKCGCLLNQTNDKNRIYKTENILQHVNETIGWKKKYYKEVYENIFSDSTPDPKLKENGNTQFNDDDISNTSSYVAINALLCNHANLTSEKQQNDIEGNGITSYDRSEKGDEISVEKLIFNQDDISTYMKKTYFKIKNILTHNYINISLNMKNNMYTNLLLLNYLHEENIINGNDFLKIIYSINMEFDEYSFISNSSNYYYNGYNNCTLDNSWFHADNITNSYIQEQGDNESTYDLYIQVHFNLLKNLLKRSYIINDIFILEKMENGITIENESYKNKKLYLDTFTCFFNNLIRVQKNINYIKLFYLNIMSYEIFKLFTDNEVYKNVKIHYVFLKRVKCETILREKIKPNINYYFLSIIYYLKREHILNYKMDLFQDHLLDLTKIHNKYILFLNSLSKYNLCDICVDNHRSNTSNNVNLKYNEQTVSSEHNINMKSKDINNKREREKLQSNELKNTCFCYYMVEFTFNIVCYLNSIDICEQIFILKYLVLLNFKNEYLIDIINQHVYNFFILKSYYTDPKYFYYILEYLFISLIYSPPTFFNIICLIDHGKFQNLLDNSLGGKKKITHKVKKIYDTVNTIMNTNEKNAHKNNFNKSSIIISYNDKQVRSFQNLLYDFIFL, encoded by the coding sequence atgaaaaggaaCTGCTTGTATGTCCTTAAACTTctcaaaaacaaaaagtgcAACGCAGAATGTATAGCAAATGACAGCAATTATAGTAAAAGATATTGCAGTGGTAATATCACTGAAAACAGgggaaaaataattaaccaCATATCATATTCTCTACCtatggaaaataataatgaaaaatataattttgaacTATTGATGaagacaataaaaaatagagcTGATGAATATAacctaataaaaataaaagaagttcaaaataaaatattaattcatttaaaaaagtttacCATTAATGAAGTAGTATCAACACTCATcctttcatttaaatataatttattaaacacAAAAATACTATTCGAGATTACTGAACAGTTATTTCAAAATTCCTGTTTCTTAAATAGTAagcatttatatatcttagtttcaataatgaaaaagatacATTTGGAAAAATGTGGCTGCTTGCTCAATCAAACGAATGACAAAAATAGAATTTATAAAACGGAGAATATATTACAACATGTAAATGAAACTATAGGctggaaaaagaaatattacaaGGAggtatatgaaaatattttttctgatTCAACACCAGATCCAAAGTTAAAGGAAAATGGGAATACACAGTTTAATGATGACGACATAAGTAATACCTCTAGTTACGTTGCAATTAATGCACTATTATGCAACCATGCAAATCTAACAAGTGAAAAACAACAAAACGATATAGAGGGAAACGGAATAACATCCTATGACAGAAGTGAAAAGGGGGATGAAATTTcagtagaaaaattaattttcaaCCAAGATGACATATCTACatacatgaaaaaaacatactttaaaattaaaaatattttgacaCATAATTATATCAATATTTCCTTGAACATGAAAAACAATATGTACACCAATTTGCTATTATTGAATTATTTACATgaggaaaatataataaacgggaatgattttttaaaaataatttatagtaTTAACATGGAATTTGACGAATATTCATTCATAAGTAATAGTAGCAATTATTACTACAACGGTTATAATAACTGCACTTTGGATAATTCCTGGTTCCACGCTGACAATATTACCAATTCATATATTCAAGAGCAAGGTGACAATGAGTCCACGTACGACTTATACATACAAGTTCATTTTaacttattaaaaaatttacttaaaagaagttatatcattaatgatatatttattctagaAAAAATGGAGAATGGAATTACTATAGAGAATGAAtcttacaaaaataaaaagttgtATCTAGACACATTTACttgtttttttaacaatttaatacgtgtacaaaaaaacatcaattacataaaactattctatttgaatattatgtcatatgaaatatttaaattatttactgATAATGAAGTatacaaaaatgtaaaaatacattatgtATTTCTCAAACGTGTAAAATGTGAAACAAttttaagagaaaaaattaaacctAATATTAATTACTACTTTTTAAGCATAATATACTATCTTAAAAGAGAACACATATTAAACTATAAGATGGATTTATTTCAAGACCATTTACTTGACTTAAcaaaaattcataataaatatattctttttttaaactcactaagtaaatataatttatgcgATATTTGTGTAGATAACCATCGATCTAATACCTCTAATAATGTAAATCTCAAATATAATGAACAAACAGTTTCTAGtgaacataatataaatatgaaaagtaaagatataaataataaaagagaaCGTGAAAAATTACAATCAAATGAATTAAAGAATACTTGTTTCTGTTATTATATGGTAGAATTTACCTTTAATATTGTATGCTATTTAAATAGCATAGATATATGTGAAcagatatttattttgaaatatttagtacttttaaattttaaaaacgaATACTTAATTGATATAATTAACCAACAcgtatacaatttttttatactcaAGTCCTACTATACTGACCCTAAATACTTTTACTACAttttagaatatttattcatatcaCTTATTTATTCGCCACCCACTTTCTTTAACATCATATGTTTAATAGACCATGGAAAGTTTCAAAATTTGTTGGATAATTCATtgggggggaaaaaaaaaattacgcataaagtgaaaaaaatatatgacaCTGTTAATACAATCATGAATACAAACGAAAAAAATGcacacaaaaataattttaataaaagttctataattatatcatataatgACAAACAAGTTCGAAGTTTTCAAAACCTTCTGTACgattttatattcttataa